TTGGACAAGTTGGTTTGGGTATAATCGTTGGAGCAACATTATATTTTCATCAAGACGTAACGATGAAGGAAAAGTTACCAATTGAGCAACAAAAAGTACTGCTTGCTGAAAATCCAGACATAGAGCCTTTTAAATTATTTGAAGCTGAAGAAAAGTCAACAAAAACAACAATTCCTTTTGTTAAAAATAATGAGTTCGATTATGCAGATTTGATTACATGGATAAGTCCAAGTTTAGAAAAATACGCATGGGTTATTTTCATTTTAGCAGCAATATTTATAATTACAGCAGTGTCAAATGGTGCAAATTTAACAGATGGTATTGATGGTTTAGCTGCAGGAACTTCAGCCATTATTGTCCTCACCTTAGGAATCTTTGCTTGGGTTTCTGGTAACATTATTTTTTCAGAATATCTTGATATTATGTTCATTCCAAGAGTATCAGAAATTACAATTTACATCGCTGCATTTGTTGGAGCATTAATTGGATTTTTATGGTACAATACATATCCGGCGCAAGTATTTATGGGCGATACCGGAAGTTTGACCATTGGAGGAATTATAGCTGTTATTGCAATTGCAATTCGTAAAGAATGGTTAATCCCTATTCTGTGTGGAATATTTTTAGCAGAAAATTTGTCAGTAGTCATGCAAGTCAGCTACTTCAAATACACGAGAAAGAAATTTGGTGAAGGCAGGCGCATTTTTAAGATGTCGCCTTTACATCATCATTATCAAAAATCAGGATATCACGAAAGTAAAATAGTCACAAGATTTTGGATTATCGGAATTCTTCTAGCCATTTTAACCATTGTGACATTGAAAATTAGATAGATGAAAAGGCTAGTGATTCTTGGTGGAGGAGAAAGTGGAGTTGGTACAGCACTTTTAGGAAAAGCAAAAGGATACGATGTTTTTGTTTCGGATAAAGGCGAAATAAAAAAGAAATATAAGGAAGTTCTTATACATAATGAGATTAAATGGGAAGATAAACAGCATACAGAATCAAAAATTTTGAATGCAGATGTCATAATGAAAAGCCCTGGAATTCCTGATAAAGTGAGTTTGGTTCAACAAATTCGCGAAGCTGGAATATCGATCGTTTCAGAGATTGAGTTCGCTTCAGATTATACAGATGCGACTTTAGTTGCAATTACAGGAAGTAACGGTAAAACAACAACTGCAAGTTTAGCACATCATATTTTAAAACAAGATCTTAATGTTGGTTTAGCAGGAAACATTGGAGACAGTTTCGCAAAGCAAATCTTAGAGGGAAATTACGATAACTATGTGCTAGAGATAAGTAGTTTTCAGTTAGATGATATAAAAGATTTCAAGCCAAAAATTGCAATTCTCACAAACATTACCCCAGATCATTTGGATCGCTACGATTATAAGTTTGAAAACTATATCGCTTCAAAATTCAGAATTGTAGAAAACCAAACGGAGGACGATTTTTTCATTTACGATGCAGATGACCCAGTAATTGAAGACTGGATGAAATCACACGTCATTAAATCTCAAAAATTACCATTTTCATTAACTAAAGTTGTTGAAAATGGAGCATATATAAAAGACAAAGAAATAATAATAACTATAGATAACAATCAAATAATTATGCCAATAAAGAAACTAGCATTAGACGGTAAACACAACGTTAAAAATGCAATGGCTGCATCAACGGCCGCTCATTTGCTTAAGATTAGAAAGCAAACCATAAGAGAAAGTTTAGAGAACTTTCAGGGTGTGGAGCATCGTTTAGAAAATGTACTTAGAATTAATAAAGTGCAATACATAAACGACTCAAAAGCTACTAATGTTAACGCTACTTATTTTGCATTAGAGAGTATGCAAGCGCCTACAGTTTGGATAGTTGGTGGTGAAGATAAAGGTAACGATTACAAAGAGCTTTTTCAGTTTGTGAATGAAAAAGTAAAAGCAATCATTTGCCTAGGTGTCGATAATGGAAAACTTATGGAGACTTTTGGGAATATGGTCGACGTAATTATAGAAACTCAGTTTATGAGTGAAGCTGTAAAAATTGCTTATAAAATAGCGAGTGCAGGTGATAATGTGTTGCTGTCTCCAGCTTGCGCAAGTTTTGATTTGTTTGAAAACTATGAAGACAGAGGTAGACAATTTAAAGAGTCGGTTCGTAAATTATAAATAATTAATGCAGACTTTGTTTCAAAATATAAAAGGGGATAGGCTTATATGGGCGATAGCTGCTTTGTTGGCTGTTTTCTCATTTTTGCCTGTGTTTTCTGCTGCTAGTAATTTGGCATATACTGGTGGTTCAGGAAGTACATTTCCTTATTTGTTTAAACATGGTGTGCATCTTTTTTTAGGATTTAGTATTATGTATGCTGTTCATCGCATACCCTATCGTTACTTTAGAGGTTTGTCTATGGTTATGATTCCTATAGTTATAGTTTTATTGATTGTAACAGTACTTCAGGGTACAACTATAGATGGAGCTAATGCAAGTCGATGGATTAAAATTCCAATTGTAAATATGTCGTTTCAAACATCAACATTGGCATCTGTTGTTCTAATGGTATATGTGGCGCGTTATCTATCTAAAATCAAAGACAAAGAAGTAGGTTTTAAAGAAACTATTTTGCCATTATGGATGCCGGTTTTTGTTGTACTAGCCTTGATTTTACCAGCTAACTTTTCAACCACAGCTATAATTTTTGCTATGGTAGTTTTGTTGACTTTTCTCGGAGGATATCCAATTAGATACTTAATGGTAATCATTGGTTCGGGAATAATGGCGTTAGTTTTATTTGTTTTAGTAGCCAAATCTTTTCCAGATGTAATGCCTAACCGTGTCGATACATGGATAAGTAGAGTTGAGAATTTTGCCAATGGTGAAGACACGGAAGAAGATTACCAAATTGAAAATGCTAAAATAGCTATAGCAGTAGGTGTGACGCCACAAGGTCCAGGCAAGAGTAAGCAAAAGCATGTATTACCCCAATCGTCATCAGATTTTATTTTTGCAATAATAATAGAAGAGTATGGGCTTTTCGGAGGTGTGTTTTTACTTACAATGTATTCTTGGTTTTTATTTCGGATTGTTATTGTGTCTCAAAAATCAGATACCATTTTTGGAAAACTTTTGGTACTTGGTGTTGGTTTGCCAATCGTATTTCAAGCATTAATCAATATGGCAGTTGCAGTAGAGTTGTTTCCAGTAACAGGACAGACCTTACCATTAATAAGTAGCGGAGGTACATCAATTTGGATGACTTGTTTAGCTATAGGAATCATAATAAGTGTTAGCGCAAAGCGAGAAGAAATAAAAGCAAAAGAAGGTGAAGAATCGGAGGATAATCCTTTAGATATTTTATCAGAAACAATATAAGATTGAGTCAAAATAAATCAACATATAATTTTATTTTATCTGGTGGTGGAACAGGCGGGCATATTTATCCTGCAATAGCAATTGCAAATGAATTAAAGTCACGGTTTCCTAATTCAAAATTTTTATTTGTTGGTGCAAAAGACCGAATGGAAATGGAAAAAGTTCCACAAGCAGGCTATAAGATTGAAGGACTTTGGATTTCTGGTATTCAACGAAAACTGACTTTAAAGAATTTGATGTTTCCTTTTAAATTAATGTCAAGTCTATTTAAGTCTAGACGAATTATTAGTAAATTCAAACCAAATGTTGTAATAGGGACTGGTGGTTTTGCAAGTGGTCCTTTACTGCAAGCGGCAAACTCAAAAAATATTCCAACACTTATTCAAGAACAGAATTCATATCCTGGAATTACAAATAAGCTATTAAGTAAAAAAGCAAATAGTATCTGTGTGGCTTATGAAGGTTTGGAGCGTTTTTTCCCAAAAGAAAAAATTGTTTTGACAGGTAACCCAATCCGAAAAGACTTAATAGAGATTGAAAGTAAAAAGGTTTCAGCTCTGAGTGAATTTAACTTAGATGAAAATAAAATTACACTTCTTGTCTTAGGTGGAAGCTTAGGAGCAAGACGTGTAAATCAACTCATTGAAAGTAAGCTGGAATTTTTTAAAAATCACGATGTGCAATTAATCTGGCAATGCGGAAAATTATATCACGAGCAGTACAGTAAATACAAAGTACAAGATAATGTACAAGTACATGCGTTTCTAAATAAAATGGATTTAGCTTATGCGGCAGCTGATATTATTATCTCTAGAGCAGGTGCAAGTTCTGTCTCTGAACTTTGTGTCGTTGGTAAACCTGTGATTTTTATACCATCACCAAATGTTGCAGAAGATCATCAGACAAAAAATGCGCAAGCAATAGTTAATAAAGATGCAGCTATTTTAATTAAAGAAGTACAGCTAGATACTGATTTTGATAATGTATTCGAGCAACTTTTAAAATCGAAAAATACAAGAAATAACTTAGGTAAGAATATTAAGAAATTAGCATTAGTTAATGCAACTATCGATATAGCAGACGAGGTAGAAAAGCTTTTGAAAAGCCTATCTTAATCTTCCCAGAGGGAAGAAATGAATATGAGTAAACAAGAGAAATATACATACAACAGTGAGCAAGTCCTTTCCTCTGGAAAGGATTTAGGAAAGGCCTTTGTCTATTTCATAGGAATCGGCGGTATAGGCATGAGTGCTCTGGCGCGCTATTTTGTGGCTAATGGAAATAAGGTTGCTGGTTATGATAAAACACCTTCGGATATTACAAAAGCTTTAGAGAATTTGGGTGTCTCGATTCATTTTGAAGATGATATAAATAGTATTCCGGCTGAATTCAAAAAACAGTCTTCAACCTTAATAATCTATACACCAGCTATTCCCAAAACACACTCAGAATTCAATTACTTTTTAGATAATGGCTTTAAGGTGAAGAAGCGTTCAGAGGTTTTGGGTGATATTACTAAAAATACATTTTGTTTTGCTGTTGCTGGTACTCACGGTAAGACTACGACAACGAGTATACTTGGGCATTTACTAAATGAATGTAGTGTAGAGATGACCGCTTTTTTAGGAGGAATCAGTGAAAATTATAACTCAAACCTTATCGTTAACGGTACTAAAGTGACAGCTGTTGAAGCCGACGAATTTGACCGTTCATTTCTAACGCTGTCACCAAATTATGCATGTATTACCTCAATGGATGCGGATCATTTAGATATTTATGGAGATGCTTCAGAACTAACAAAATCGTTTAAAGATTTTACAAAAAAAATAAAGCCAAATGGAAAGCTATTTGTTAGAAATGGTTTGCCAATTGAAGGAATAACATATGGTATTGAAGATAATTCAGACTATACAGCACAAAATATTAGAATAGAAAATGGAACTTATATTTTTGATGTAAAAACCCCAGAAACTATTCTAAAAGATTTCAGATTTAACCTACCTGGTAGACATAACTTGTCTAATGCATTGATAGCATTGGCGATGTCTGTAGAATATGGTCTCCCTCGACCACAGCTCGCCAAAGCTTTAGCATCTTACAAAGGCGTAAAGCGAAGATTTACATATCAGATCAAAACTGATGATTTAGTTTTTATTGATGATTATGCACATCATCCAGAAGAAATTAATGCAGTACATCAAGCAGTTAGAGAAATGTATCCTGAAGAAAAGGTACTAGCAATATTTCAGCCACATCTTTTTTCTAGAACTAAAGATTTTGTAGACGAGTTTGCAGAAGCTTTGTCTCAGTTTGATGAAGTGATACTTCTAGATATTTATCCTGCAAGAGAATTGCCAATCGACGGTGTTAATTCTTCTTGGTTATTAGGAAAAATATCTAATCAAAACAAAGTATTAAGTGGTAAAAAAGAGTTAGTACAAAATATTAATGCCAGTTCTGCCAAAGTTATTTTAACCATTGGTGCTGGAGATATAGGAGAAGAAGTAAAAACGATTAAAAAAGCATTGTGTGTTGAAAGTTAATTGTGGTTACATAAAAGTATTGGTTTTACTAGTGATAGTAGGGTTTTTGTATGCTTTTACAAATACCAGAAATAAGTCACGCATCATCACAAAACCAGAGGTGAAATTTTCAGGTTCGGCTAACTTATTTCTTACACATGATAATGTTAGTAAATTGTTAATACAAAATCCAAGTGGTCTTAATAATGACACTAAAGATATTATAGATTTGAATGTATTAGAATCTGCCCTAAATTCTAATCCAATGGTGAAAAATGCAGAGGTCTTTATGTCGGTAAATGGAAGGTTAACTGCCGAAGTTGAACAAAAAAGACCAATAGCAAGAGTATATACAAACGCTTCATACTATATTGATGATGAAGGTTCGTATATGCCGCTATCAACAAATTATTCAGCAAGAGTGCCGCTAGTAACAGGTACGGTTTATAAAACCAAGCTAGATAAAATTTACAAAATTGCAATGGTTATAGATGCAGATGAGTTTCTAAAGCAGCATGTCATAGAGATTAATCAAGATGCAGACCAAAACATAAGTTTAAGATTGCGGAAATACGATTTTAGACTAAACTTTGGAAGCTTAAACAAGCTTGAAAAGAAGATAAATAATTTTAAAGCTTTTTATAAAAAAGCAGTAAATGATAAGACAATAAACACGTATAGTAGTGTAAACTTAAGGTTTGATAACCAAGTGATATGCACCAAAAAATAAATTATGGAAAAGCATAATATTTCGGTAGGATTAGATATAGGAACCACAAAGATTGTGGCTATGATTGGTCGAAAAAATGAATACGGAAAAGTTGAAATTTTAGGCGTTGGTAAATCTAAAAGCTTAGGCGTTCATCGTGGTGTTGTAAATAATATTACACAAACAATTCAATCTATTCAGCAAGCAGTTCAAGAAGCAGAAGTTGCCGCTTCAGAAAAAATAGAAGGTGTTACTGTAGGTATTGCAGGTCAGCATATACGCAGTTTACAGCATAGTGATTATATCACAAGAGCAAATTCGGAATTGGTGATTGATGAAGCCGATATTGATCGTTTAATTAACCAAGTTCATAAACTTGTAATGCTTCCTGGAGAAGAGATTATTCATGTTTTACCACAAGAATTTAAAGTCGATGGTCAGGCCGAAATTACTGAGCCAATTGGGATGTATGGTGGAAGATTAGAAGCAAATTTTCATGTCGTTGTTGGTCAAGTATCTTCAATACGAAATATTGGGCGCTGTGTAAAAAGTTCTGATTTAGAATTAGAAGGTATCACACTTGAACCATTGGCTTCAGCAAATGCGGTTTTAAGCCAAGAAGAAAAAGAAGCAGGTGTAGCTTTAATTGATATTGGTGGTGGAACAACAGATTTAGCTGTTTTTAAAGATGGAATTATTCGTCATACAGCTGTAATTCCTTTCGGTGGAAATGTTATTACTGAGGATATCAAAGAAGGTTGTTCAATCATCGAAAAACAAGCCGAATTATTAAAGATGAAATTTGGTTCAGCTTGGCCAGGAGAAAATAAGGATAATGAAATTGTATCTATTCCAGGTTTAAGAGGCCGTGATCCAAAGGAAATTACACTCAAAAATTTATCTAAAATCATCCATGCTAGAGTTGTGGAAATTATAGAACAAGTCTATGTAGAAATCAAAAACTACGGACACGAAGAACAAAAGAAAAAGCTTATTGCTGGTATTGTATTAACTGGTGGCGGAAGCCAGTTAAAGCACCTTAAGCAATTAGTAGAATATATTACAGGTATGGATACCAGAATAGGCTATCCCAACGAGCATTTAGCTGGCGGAAGTGATGAAGAAATTGCAAGCCCACTTTTTGCAACAGCTGTAGGTCTAGTTATGGACGGTTTACAACGTCAAGACCGAAAATTAGCTGAAGAAATAGAAGAAGGCAGCCCTGTAAATGAAACTGAAACTATTGAGTCAAATCAAGAAGAAATATCAAAAGAAGTACAAAAAGAACGTCGTTCGTTTTTAGATAAACTCACAGAAAAAGTGAAAGATTTTTTAGACAACGCCGAATAAAATATAATTAATCAATCCATAAATAAAACCCCATAACAAAGTTAATATGAGCAACAGCAACGAATTTGGGAATATTGCCTTCGACCTTCCAAAAAATCAATCTAATGTCATTAAAGTCATTGGTGTTGGTGGTGGCGGAAGCAATGCAATTAATCACATGTTTCAACAAGGCATCAAAGGTGTAGATTTTGTTATTTGCAATACTGATGCACAAGCCCTCCAGAACAGTGGTGTGCCAAACAAGATTCAATTAGGTGTAAACCTTACAGAAGGACTTGGTGCAGGTGCAAATCCAGATGTTGGAGAACAATCTGCAGTCGAAAGTTTAGAAGACATTAGACGCATGTTAGATACCAATACAAAAATGGTATTTATAACAGCAGGAATGGGTGGTGGTACCGGAACAGGAGCCGCACCTATTATTGCAAAAATGGCTCGAGAATTAGATATTTTAACTGTAGGTATTGTAACAATGCCATTTCAGTTCGAAGGTAAAATGCGTAACCAGCAAGCTCACGAAGGTATAGAGAAACTAAGAGCGCAAGTAGATTCTTTAATTGTAATCAATAATAATAAACTTCGTGAAGTTTATGGGAACCTTGGTTTTAAAGCAGGATTCTCAAAAGCAGATGAGGTCTTAGCAACTGCTTCACGAGGTATTGCAGAAGTTATTACGCATCACTATACACAAAATATTGATTTACGTGATGCTAAGACAGTACTAAGTAAAAGTGGAACAGCAATAATGGGTTCTGCAACAGCTTCAGGTCAGACACGTGCTCAAGAAGCGATTATGAAGGCTTTAGATTCACCATTATTAAATGATAATAAAATCACAGGAGCCAAAAATGTATTGTTGCTTATCGTATCTGGTTCTCAAGAGATTACTATCGATGAAATTGGAGAGATTAATGACCATATCCAAACAGAAGCTGGTCATGGCGCTAACATTATAATGGGTGTTGGTGAAGATGAATCACTTCAGGAATCTATATCTGTAACGATTATAGCAACAGGTTTTGATATTGATCAACAAAACGAAATTTCAAATACTGAGGCCAAGAAAGTTATCCATGCTTTAGAAGAAGATTTTAAAGAAGAGGTTGAAGTTCAGGGTATTGAACCAGCTATTATATCTCCAGATATTGTTTTAGAGAAAGAAGCCATTGAAGCACCAATTATACATACATTAACTGAAGATGACTTTGAGGAAGAATCTTCAGTAATTGAAAATGAGCTTATAAAAACAACTGATGCTATCAAAAACATCAATGTTATTTATGATGAAGTTTTAGATGCAAAGCCGGTCACAGAAGAAGATTTTATCATCACTCCAATTAAGCAAAACGAAGTTGAAGTGTCTGATGAAGAAAAGGAAGAAGAGCAAATCACTTTGACTTTTGATTTACCACTATCTCAATTTGATGGAGAAAAAATTGAAGAACCAGAGACAGGAGATGAAAAAATGTTATTTCAACTTGAAGAAGAAGTCAAAGAAATTACAGTTACAGATCCGATAGAATTAATATCTGTTGATGTTGTAAATGAAGAAGGAGAGAAGCGTTATGTTTTAGATGACATTTCCTCTTCAGATACAGAAACAACTACCCAAGCTAAGAAAGAAGTTGAAGTAAAAGAAGAAATTGTTTTCGAAAAGAAGACATTACCTGCAGAAGAAGCTGAAGAAGAAATTCAAGGTGAAATCGACCCAATGAATAGTCCAATTTCTGAAATCTTAAAAGCTAGAGCAGATGAGCGTCGTAAGAAAATGAAAGACTTTAATTACAAGTTCAATAATGCAAAAATTGACGAAATAGAAAAAGAACCTGCGTACAAAAGACAAGGTGTTAATTTAGAAGACGCTCAGCACTCTTCTGAGACAAATGTATCTCGCACTTCTGTAGGAACAGACGATAATGACGACATTCAGTTAAGAAGTAATAATTCTTTCTTACATGATAATGTCGATTAATGGTTAATCTATTGAAGTACTAATTAAGTACAAGTATCAAACCCGAAAAGCCCCTCAGCTTTTCGGGTTTTGTTTTAATAGTTTAGTATCTTCGCAATCCAAATTAATAATTAGAATTATGAGTTTACAAGCAGATATAATGACCGCAATGAAAGCGGCTATGAAAGAGAAAAACCAGACCGCTTTGGCTGCACTAAGAGCAGTTAAATCTGAGATTTTATTGGCAAAGACTTCTGGTGGTAATGGTGAATTATCCGAAGAAGATGAGATTAAAATTTTATCTAAACTCGTAAAGCAACGTAAAGACAGTGCGTCGATTTTTACAGAGCAAAATAGACAAGATTTAGCAGAGCCGGAGTTAGCTCAGGCAGAAATAATTAGTCAATTTTTACCCGAGCAATTAGATGAATCTGCCATCACAGTAGTAGTAGAAAAAGCAATAGCTGATACAGGAGCCCAAGGTATGAAGGATATGGGTAAAGTTATGGGTATAGTTAATAAGCAATTAGCTGGACAAGCTGACGGTAAAACAATATCTACTATAGTTAAGACAAAATTAATGTCTTAAATCGTATACTTAGGCCTCGTAGTTCAACTGGATAGAATATCAGATTTCGGCTCTGAGGGTTGGAGGTTCGAATCCTCTCGAGGTCACGAATAAATAGTTTAAACGAAAAAATGCCGAGTTTGCTCGAGTATTTTTTAGTTTAAACTATTTTCAAAGCGGAACGCTTTAGGAAGCGCGAAGCTAATCCTCTTGAGGTCAATTAATCCTAATATCTTTAAATAGAGTTATTAGGATTTTTTATAAGACGTCATCTATAAATATTTACAAGTTAACTATTCAGACTGTTTATTCATCGAAAAACTATAATACAAGGGAGTTAACAATTTAATATTGCGTGTAATAATTAATACCATTATTCATGTTAGCAGATTTAATCCCTTTATTCACAGTAATACTTTTTTAATAGTAGTATTTTTATTTATTTACAAAAATTCTTTACTAACTCATCCAGAGGTAAAGAGTCTTTCCTCTGAGAAACCATTTAAGTCCATAAATGATATGGACATGTCTTATTTAAATCAAAGTCTCAAAAACTTAGAATATATTAGTCAATTTGAACATTATTTATCCTGCAGAGAAGATTCTGACTTTTCATCAGAATTTCTTCAGAGCTTTAATCAATTAAAGATTGATGCA
This DNA window, taken from Winogradskyella sp. PC-19, encodes the following:
- the mraY gene encoding phospho-N-acetylmuramoyl-pentapeptide-transferase, which translates into the protein MLYYLFDYLEKQFQFPGATLFGFLTFRAAIAMILSLLISIVYGKRIIKFLQKKQVGETIRDLGLEGQAEKAGTPTMGGLIIILATLIPVLLLAQLANIYIILLIVTTIWMGAIGFIDDYIKKFKNNKEGLKGRFKVLGQVGLGIIVGATLYFHQDVTMKEKLPIEQQKVLLAENPDIEPFKLFEAEEKSTKTTIPFVKNNEFDYADLITWISPSLEKYAWVIFILAAIFIITAVSNGANLTDGIDGLAAGTSAIIVLTLGIFAWVSGNIIFSEYLDIMFIPRVSEITIYIAAFVGALIGFLWYNTYPAQVFMGDTGSLTIGGIIAVIAIAIRKEWLIPILCGIFLAENLSVVMQVSYFKYTRKKFGEGRRIFKMSPLHHHYQKSGYHESKIVTRFWIIGILLAILTIVTLKIR
- the murD gene encoding UDP-N-acetylmuramoyl-L-alanine--D-glutamate ligase: MKRLVILGGGESGVGTALLGKAKGYDVFVSDKGEIKKKYKEVLIHNEIKWEDKQHTESKILNADVIMKSPGIPDKVSLVQQIREAGISIVSEIEFASDYTDATLVAITGSNGKTTTASLAHHILKQDLNVGLAGNIGDSFAKQILEGNYDNYVLEISSFQLDDIKDFKPKIAILTNITPDHLDRYDYKFENYIASKFRIVENQTEDDFFIYDADDPVIEDWMKSHVIKSQKLPFSLTKVVENGAYIKDKEIIITIDNNQIIMPIKKLALDGKHNVKNAMAASTAAHLLKIRKQTIRESLENFQGVEHRLENVLRINKVQYINDSKATNVNATYFALESMQAPTVWIVGGEDKGNDYKELFQFVNEKVKAIICLGVDNGKLMETFGNMVDVIIETQFMSEAVKIAYKIASAGDNVLLSPACASFDLFENYEDRGRQFKESVRKL
- a CDS encoding FtsW/RodA/SpoVE family cell cycle protein gives rise to the protein MQTLFQNIKGDRLIWAIAALLAVFSFLPVFSAASNLAYTGGSGSTFPYLFKHGVHLFLGFSIMYAVHRIPYRYFRGLSMVMIPIVIVLLIVTVLQGTTIDGANASRWIKIPIVNMSFQTSTLASVVLMVYVARYLSKIKDKEVGFKETILPLWMPVFVVLALILPANFSTTAIIFAMVVLLTFLGGYPIRYLMVIIGSGIMALVLFVLVAKSFPDVMPNRVDTWISRVENFANGEDTEEDYQIENAKIAIAVGVTPQGPGKSKQKHVLPQSSSDFIFAIIIEEYGLFGGVFLLTMYSWFLFRIVIVSQKSDTIFGKLLVLGVGLPIVFQALINMAVAVELFPVTGQTLPLISSGGTSIWMTCLAIGIIISVSAKREEIKAKEGEESEDNPLDILSETI
- the murG gene encoding undecaprenyldiphospho-muramoylpentapeptide beta-N-acetylglucosaminyltransferase is translated as MSQNKSTYNFILSGGGTGGHIYPAIAIANELKSRFPNSKFLFVGAKDRMEMEKVPQAGYKIEGLWISGIQRKLTLKNLMFPFKLMSSLFKSRRIISKFKPNVVIGTGGFASGPLLQAANSKNIPTLIQEQNSYPGITNKLLSKKANSICVAYEGLERFFPKEKIVLTGNPIRKDLIEIESKKVSALSEFNLDENKITLLVLGGSLGARRVNQLIESKLEFFKNHDVQLIWQCGKLYHEQYSKYKVQDNVQVHAFLNKMDLAYAAADIIISRAGASSVSELCVVGKPVIFIPSPNVAEDHQTKNAQAIVNKDAAILIKEVQLDTDFDNVFEQLLKSKNTRNNLGKNIKKLALVNATIDIADEVEKLLKSLS
- the murC gene encoding UDP-N-acetylmuramate--L-alanine ligase, with protein sequence MSKQEKYTYNSEQVLSSGKDLGKAFVYFIGIGGIGMSALARYFVANGNKVAGYDKTPSDITKALENLGVSIHFEDDINSIPAEFKKQSSTLIIYTPAIPKTHSEFNYFLDNGFKVKKRSEVLGDITKNTFCFAVAGTHGKTTTTSILGHLLNECSVEMTAFLGGISENYNSNLIVNGTKVTAVEADEFDRSFLTLSPNYACITSMDADHLDIYGDASELTKSFKDFTKKIKPNGKLFVRNGLPIEGITYGIEDNSDYTAQNIRIENGTYIFDVKTPETILKDFRFNLPGRHNLSNALIALAMSVEYGLPRPQLAKALASYKGVKRRFTYQIKTDDLVFIDDYAHHPEEINAVHQAVREMYPEEKVLAIFQPHLFSRTKDFVDEFAEALSQFDEVILLDIYPARELPIDGVNSSWLLGKISNQNKVLSGKKELVQNINASSAKVILTIGAGDIGEEVKTIKKALCVES
- a CDS encoding cell division protein FtsQ/DivIB, with amino-acid sequence MLKVNCGYIKVLVLLVIVGFLYAFTNTRNKSRIITKPEVKFSGSANLFLTHDNVSKLLIQNPSGLNNDTKDIIDLNVLESALNSNPMVKNAEVFMSVNGRLTAEVEQKRPIARVYTNASYYIDDEGSYMPLSTNYSARVPLVTGTVYKTKLDKIYKIAMVIDADEFLKQHVIEINQDADQNISLRLRKYDFRLNFGSLNKLEKKINNFKAFYKKAVNDKTINTYSSVNLRFDNQVICTKK
- the ftsA gene encoding cell division protein FtsA produces the protein MEKHNISVGLDIGTTKIVAMIGRKNEYGKVEILGVGKSKSLGVHRGVVNNITQTIQSIQQAVQEAEVAASEKIEGVTVGIAGQHIRSLQHSDYITRANSELVIDEADIDRLINQVHKLVMLPGEEIIHVLPQEFKVDGQAEITEPIGMYGGRLEANFHVVVGQVSSIRNIGRCVKSSDLELEGITLEPLASANAVLSQEEKEAGVALIDIGGGTTDLAVFKDGIIRHTAVIPFGGNVITEDIKEGCSIIEKQAELLKMKFGSAWPGENKDNEIVSIPGLRGRDPKEITLKNLSKIIHARVVEIIEQVYVEIKNYGHEEQKKKLIAGIVLTGGGSQLKHLKQLVEYITGMDTRIGYPNEHLAGGSDEEIASPLFATAVGLVMDGLQRQDRKLAEEIEEGSPVNETETIESNQEEISKEVQKERRSFLDKLTEKVKDFLDNAE
- the ftsZ gene encoding cell division protein FtsZ → MSNSNEFGNIAFDLPKNQSNVIKVIGVGGGGSNAINHMFQQGIKGVDFVICNTDAQALQNSGVPNKIQLGVNLTEGLGAGANPDVGEQSAVESLEDIRRMLDTNTKMVFITAGMGGGTGTGAAPIIAKMARELDILTVGIVTMPFQFEGKMRNQQAHEGIEKLRAQVDSLIVINNNKLREVYGNLGFKAGFSKADEVLATASRGIAEVITHHYTQNIDLRDAKTVLSKSGTAIMGSATASGQTRAQEAIMKALDSPLLNDNKITGAKNVLLLIVSGSQEITIDEIGEINDHIQTEAGHGANIIMGVGEDESLQESISVTIIATGFDIDQQNEISNTEAKKVIHALEEDFKEEVEVQGIEPAIISPDIVLEKEAIEAPIIHTLTEDDFEEESSVIENELIKTTDAIKNINVIYDEVLDAKPVTEEDFIITPIKQNEVEVSDEEKEEEQITLTFDLPLSQFDGEKIEEPETGDEKMLFQLEEEVKEITVTDPIELISVDVVNEEGEKRYVLDDISSSDTETTTQAKKEVEVKEEIVFEKKTLPAEEAEEEIQGEIDPMNSPISEILKARADERRKKMKDFNYKFNNAKIDEIEKEPAYKRQGVNLEDAQHSSETNVSRTSVGTDDNDDIQLRSNNSFLHDNVD
- a CDS encoding GatB/YqeY domain-containing protein — encoded protein: MSLQADIMTAMKAAMKEKNQTALAALRAVKSEILLAKTSGGNGELSEEDEIKILSKLVKQRKDSASIFTEQNRQDLAEPELAQAEIISQFLPEQLDESAITVVVEKAIADTGAQGMKDMGKVMGIVNKQLAGQADGKTISTIVKTKLMS